One genomic region from Spirulina subsalsa PCC 9445 encodes:
- a CDS encoding oxidoreductase, producing MEKIKFATVWLAGCSGCHMSFLDMDEWLIDLAQYVDVVYSPVGCDLKEYPENVDVCLVEGAVANQENLELLEEVRAKTKLLISFGDCAVTANVPAMRNMLGTAEAVLKRGYLELGDCNQQLPYAPGIVPELLDRVTPIHELVKVDIFMPGCPPSADRIKATIEPLLHGEQPKMEGREMIKFG from the coding sequence ATGGAAAAAATAAAATTCGCCACCGTTTGGTTAGCTGGTTGTTCTGGTTGTCATATGTCCTTTTTAGATATGGATGAATGGCTGATCGACCTCGCGCAATATGTGGATGTGGTCTATAGTCCTGTGGGGTGTGATTTGAAGGAATATCCCGAGAATGTGGATGTTTGTTTAGTGGAAGGGGCCGTCGCTAACCAAGAAAACCTAGAACTTTTAGAAGAAGTTCGCGCTAAAACAAAACTGCTGATTTCCTTTGGAGATTGTGCGGTAACGGCCAATGTTCCGGCCATGCGGAATATGTTAGGCACAGCCGAAGCGGTGTTAAAACGGGGTTATTTAGAACTGGGTGACTGTAATCAACAGTTACCCTATGCTCCCGGAATTGTGCCGGAATTATTGGACCGAGTAACCCCCATTCATGAATTAGTCAAAGTAGACATTTTTATGCCCGGTTGTCCTCCCTCTGCGGACAGAATTAAAGCCACGATTGAGCCGCTTTTACATGGGGAACAGCCCAAAATGGAAGGACGAGAAATGATTAAGTTTGGCTAA
- the hoxU gene encoding bidirectional hydrogenase complex protein HoxU: protein MSVKTLTINDQPIAIEEGKTILDAAKEAGIPIPTLCHLEGVSDVGACRLCLVEVKGINKLLPACVTQVAEGMEITTNTPKLQEYRRMAVELIFAEGNHVCSVCVANNNCELQDVAVEVGMDHSRFTYRFPDRGVDVSHSQFGIDHNRCILCTRCVRVCDEVEGAHVWDVAQRGAACYIVSGMNQPWGEVDACTSCGKCVDACPTGAIFRKGTTTAEKAGDREKLEFLVTAREQGQWTR from the coding sequence ATGTCAGTTAAAACACTCACCATTAACGATCAACCCATTGCCATTGAAGAGGGGAAAACGATCCTCGATGCCGCCAAAGAGGCCGGGATTCCCATTCCTACCCTGTGCCACCTCGAAGGGGTTTCGGATGTCGGCGCTTGTCGATTATGTTTGGTGGAAGTCAAAGGGATTAACAAACTCCTACCCGCCTGTGTCACCCAAGTGGCGGAAGGGATGGAAATTACCACCAATACCCCCAAATTGCAAGAATACCGACGGATGGCGGTTGAACTCATTTTTGCGGAGGGGAATCATGTCTGTTCCGTTTGTGTGGCGAATAATAACTGTGAGTTGCAGGATGTGGCGGTGGAAGTGGGCATGGATCACAGTCGCTTTACCTACCGCTTCCCGGATCGGGGGGTAGATGTTTCCCATTCTCAATTTGGCATTGATCACAACCGTTGTATTCTCTGCACTCGTTGCGTGCGGGTGTGTGATGAGGTGGAAGGGGCGCACGTTTGGGATGTCGCCCAACGGGGAGCCGCTTGTTATATTGTCTCGGGGATGAATCAACCTTGGGGCGAGGTGGACGCTTGTACATCTTGCGGAAAGTGTGTCGATGCCTGCCCAACGGGGGCGATTTTCCGTAAGGGTACCACAACGGCTGAGAAAGCAGGCGATCGCGAAAAATTAGAATTCCTTGTCACCGCACGGGAACAAGGACAATGGACGCGCTAA